The following DNA comes from Acipenser ruthenus chromosome 47, fAciRut3.2 maternal haplotype, whole genome shotgun sequence.
catgaatgtattcattttttttaactgcatgtAATAACAGGCCTTTGGATATTTCTGTGTCTTCCTGTATTGAAGATCACAGCTTTTTTTCTATTCGATTTTGACCTTCAAAGCCATGTAACAGCAGCAGTTTCCCCACAGTAGTGATCATGCTGCCCGCACTGTGAAGATCTCCTCCACCTACCTTGGATACCTGACAGCCTGTGGACCCCACCGCTCCAGAGCAGCAGCTGTACTGAGTTTCCCATCCATCAGGAGCTGGGAGAGAACAGGCAAACCTTTAAACCATTCGATCGCTCAGGGGAGCGTCGTAAAACTGTCCGGGGTTCATTTAACAAGGAACTGTGCAAGTAGTTACTGTAGAGccagggtctccaaccctggtcctggagagcacagggtcttctggtttacatttcaaccgagctctcagttacttaactgcaccaattattggcttaattagtcaagattaacacgTGTTCTAGATCTTTAGTCACTGACGATATAAAGACACCTAGCAAACCTGCAGGActgaggctctccaggaccagggttggggaTCCCTGCTGTAGACAGTTAGACCGTCTATAAAAGGTGGCCTTTTATACAGGTTTGACTGGAACTAAAAATCAGGACTGCTCGACTGAAACACAAACCCTGTGATTTATCCAAGGTCTGTACACCAACGTGCtgttaaggtaaaaaaaataaaatcaaactgtAAATGTTTTGTAACTCAATAAAAGAAAGATTTAAACGCTATGCGGAAACCTTAAATTAAATTTCCCAGTTGTTTTGTGTAATTTTAAATTTCACAATTAGAGAAACACTTTGTTTTTTATCAAGTCTTGGATAAACAGGGTCCTCAGTCTCATGCAGTCCTCTCCCAATCCCCACTCTTCATTGCTGCAGGTCTCTTCTGAGCAGGATTGTAAAGGATCTCAGTAGCGCAGTATAAAGCTCTTTCATTCTCCAATACGCACCTCTCTGTCTCCGCAGTCTCCCCCAGTGGAAGGTACACTCCTCCCTTCGAACGCAGTTCCCATTCGCAGAGACTGTGTACTCGGACCCACAGCGGCAACACACTTTGGTGAAGGctaaagagagagaaaaacattttaaaatgtttcaattcTGAAGTTTACTCAGCCAGCACTCCCTTTGTATTTACACATCAACACATTTTGAAGCTCCAGAATTAAAGGAGTTGGATAAAGTCGTTATGTCAGTATGTTatcggaacattattcagcaggtttcatttgaactTCATGAAGCTCGTTTAGATAGAATTCTctaaggggctgtactcacgaTCGAGGACTTTCTTCTCAGCGGCCGTGTGGACGATCGCTCCCCCTGGTCTGTCAGGGTTTGGTCGGGGGTATCCATGCTCctgaagctgctcttcagtcatGAGGTACTCTCTCATTTTCCTGTACAGTGTGGCgcctggtaaataaaaaaaagccatttcatgaatcttcatttaaaacatttcaaccactaactaaatacaaaattttaaaagatgaaaaaaaactaataatttaTGAAAGCAAAAAAACTCCTGCATCCAGTCCTGGGCTTTCAAAACTATCCTCAATCAAGTTATATTATTGCTGCAGGAACTACTTCTGATAGCAAACAAACATTCTCGGGTGAGGCTTGTGCATGCAGTGATCAGTGCAATCAGTCCAGAGCAGATTCAGCAGGGACCCGATCACTCAAATTTCTGGCACCTGCTCATGACAATAATATACCAAAAGACTGCAGGCTGTGACTTGGGACTGGGACAGCGTGCAGATATAAAGTTAATCATTCGAGTTTGCTCTTCACCTGTGAGCTCCTCCTCCTGTGGTTTCCCCAGGAGGTTCAGTGTGAAGCTGGTCTTGGctgccagcctccctcccagcaGCTCCTCGTGGGAGAGACTCTTCTTATTCACACTGGGAGGCTCTGAAAGAAAAGGGCAAACGGTTTTATGCTTGAGGTGCTATGCAGAACCGATGCATCCATGTCAAGTATACAGAGAGGAACGCAATTCAAAGCTGTATTGAAACGCACTGTTGGTAGGGGACGTGGGGACAGTGCTTTGGCCCCGGAGCTTTTTCAGCGTGTTCACGGCCACATTCAAGTAGATATTGCGGTTGCTGCTTCTGTCATACACCACCTTCTCTTCCGCCAGGGCCTGCAAGGAGAAAACAAATACAGGGTTCTCTCATATATGCAGCTATTTTAAATCAGCTACCTTTGTTTTttcaatacacatggaaaaaaaaaacctagttcCATTAGAGGCGAAACAACTCCCCTAGTAAACATTTTTTGGCATTCACTTGTTGGCGAAAGTCCTCCACCAGCTAGTTTTCACTCACCTTCTCAAAAGCACCCTCTTCGGATGAGCAAAACTTGAGGCACTCATCAATGAAGAGATTGAGATACCTCTGACGGACATTAGTCGGGACTTTGGCACCAAACTCGGTCGGAATGATGGGcctctttaaagaagaaaagttcTGTGGGGGGTAGATATGTTTTAGTCCAATAGCCTAAAGCAAGACGTGGAAAAGCCTTCCTCCCTCCCCTACTTACCTTTAAAGTAGGGGTGTGCGCTATTCTCCTCTGCACTGCAGTGCTGGTGGTCTTTGATGGGAAGGAAGCGGACGTGTGAGCTTTGAGAGTCAGGGAACTGGATCCAGACCTGCTGGGTGAGGCCACGTTGCTGCCAGCCTTCCTTCCTTCCACTGGGCCTGAAGAAATAGGAATGGGACTTTGCTTGACAGTTTGAAGCACCCTCAAATTCACACTTTTGACAAATAACAATGTCTGGAAATGGACAGGCAATTCAGATTTCTCCCCCCTTGCAGATGCTTCCAGCAAAATTATTGGCTGTGCAAATGTCCCTTTAGCAGCATATCTGTACCATACCACAGCTGCAAACACACAATTAGTGCCATCAGGATCACGCTGAATGTATGAAAAGTGTGACGTGCATTCAGACTGATGGATATAACTTACACCATATACCCCCAGAGTCCGATCACATATAGATACTCAGTAGCCAGAGCGATCCAACTGTACTCTTGACGTTTTTTAGTTTTCTGTATGGCGCACAAACTGTCAGCAATTGTTAAACCAGTGAAAGAACACTTTTGAAAAGCCACTTTCTCTTCTAAACTCCAGTGCTTGAAACTCGCACTAGCCCGGCACCCACTCCTGGgtttaaaaaaacctcccttgtttaggtatattattgaaataagCAAAAACTGGTCAATCTTCTACTTGGCGTTCTACAATTTACTTGGCGTTCATGTGGCTATAAGAGAGGgatcttttattatatttaagcaTCAAGTTCCTAGCCCCTGATGAGTCAAACAACATactgaaggtagttctgaaacccaggaacGGGTGCAGGGCTGGTTTGAGTTTCATGAAACACGGATCACTAAGGTACCAGAgcattcatataaaaaaaatttaattaaataaaaaaaaaaaaaagtgcttgtgTGGTCGCACCACATTTCGCAGCTGGTGCAGCCAGGGTTGGCCGATGAGCAATCCTCTTCTTCTCTCCTGCGTATGCCGCGGTGGTTGCAGCGGTTTTTGCTGCCGCAGCCAGCTGTACTGCCTGCTGCTGTGCCATCTGGATGCGCTTGTAGCAGGTCTCCTGGGCAGTGGCCCTTCTGTAGGGTCGGACGGGCTGCTTCGGGGCTGCTTCCACCTAAAGAGCAGGGTTgacttgttacatttgttttgaCTGGATTTCCACCTCGCCACTAATTTCCACACTACAAAATTCTACACCCTTCAAGTCCCAGCGTTTTACCCACCCAAGCCACAcacattgctaaaaaaatacccCCATTTCTAAAGTCTAGTTATATAGTCAAATCACATATTTTGCATTCACTATTCAATTGATTTAATCCAGACAACCTGCATTTGTGTGGAGAAAGGACCATGCTCActtaagacaaaaacaaaacaaaaatttaaattaaaaaagaaaaaaaaagaaaatcgcaGCTTTTCTTAGCATCTCTCCGTGTGGGATAACCAATGCAAATTCAAACACCTGCACTTCAGTTGTTTCGTCGGGGAATTATACATCCTCCAGGGTCATGCCTTTAACCTGCAGTGGGGAACTCGTGCAGAAAGTCGTTGGCTACTCAACAAGCCTGGTAATAGGGTCATGCAGCTCTCCTCACTTACGTCTCCTTTGCATGCAAAGTGGGAAACTCTCTTCTTCTGTCCCGGGAAGAGCGTTGTTAAAGTGTCGTCTGTGCTTCCGTTCTCGGGGGGCTCGCTGGGTGCCTGCGAGAACGAAAACGACCACTCAGCGTTACAACGGGAGCAGCTGTCCTGTCCTCTGTAAATACTGTcatacaaacccttttctttaacacaCATTATTTAGGTAGCGTGAATAGGGTACAGCAATCCCATAGCAGGGTAGTCGATTAGCACCCTTTCAAATACTTCCATTATAAACACTTAGAATGGAGCTCTTAGGAACAAGCAAACAGAGCATTCTACTGCTTAGGTCtggtttaatgatctaaacagcagaaCATACACATACCTCCGCTCTTCAGCtctatatttattaaatatatacacacacacacacacacacacactactgggAAATGAATTTCATTAAATCATTTTGGATTCATGCGACATGCAAAAACCATacatttgaatatatatttttatttaaatgaagaagTGCACATTGCTGCTCTACCTGTTTCGCTTGCCTCCCCTTGTCCTCCGTTTTCACATCATTTGATTCATTAAATATCCTCAGGCACTCTTCCATTGGGTCCTCCTCGTAATCCAGTTCATTCTGCAAGCTGGAGTAATCCCggtcatcctcctcctcctcctccgcctccTCGATCTCGTCCTCTGAAGAGGAGAACGCAGAGGCTTTCCGCTTGCTGGTTTTACGCTTTCCCTGGAAGGAATCCCCTTTGCTGGAGCTGCTGGCCTGACCCGGGTGGTCTTCATCACCGCTCTCGTCACCAAACAGATCCACGTGACTCAGCGTCCtctgtttcagttttattttctggGGCCTCTTTCCTTCTTCCTTTGTTGAGCTGCTCTTTTGCCCTTCCTTTACCGATTCTTTGCtccctgttttcttttctttgctccCCTGCTTCCCGTTCTTCAGATCCTTGGATCCTGAGGGGTCCTTCTTGCTCCTGTCTCCCCTCCCCGCTGCTTTGCTTGTCCCGTCGCCCTTCTTTCCACAGCTGCTGTCCGAGACCTTCGGCTTCTCCTTTCTCGCCCCCTCCGGCGCGTGCTTCTCCTTCTTGCCGCTGCTGCCTCCCTGACCCTTCTCCTGTTTAACTTCCTTCTCTTCGCTTTTGTCTTTGTCATTCACTTTGTCTCCGCCTTTGCTTTTGTTCTCCTTCTTCCCATCGTTTCTGTCCTTCTTGGCTGCCTCTTTAGAACTGGACGACTTCACTTCCTCCCCCTtcttccctcccctctcctttAAACCTTCCTTGTTCTTTTTGCCAGAGGGTTCCTTCTCTCCATTCTTGACTTTCTCCGCTTTCATCTTTTTGTCAGACGCTTTACTGCTCTCCTTCTTCTCTCTGCTTTTTCCCTCCTGCTCCCCAAGCTTCGCACTATCGGTATCTTCCGGGTCGTGCTGCGCggctctctccttcccctcccgATTCCCGCTGTCGCCCGTTTCGTCGTCCGAGAAGCTCCCGCGCTGCAGGCGGCTGATGGGACTGGGACGATATCCTGTCCCATTTTCATCATCCGATTCAGAAAAGTCGGCCCCCACTTCATACTTCTGGAAGTCCGTTTGGCGGCGGGGTTTCTTGGCGGTGGGGACGTAGCCTTCCTCTTCTTTCACTTCTTGATTCCTCCTGCCTCTTTTCTGGTCCTTGGCATTCTTTTTATTCAAGTGCCTCGCCGAGTAGTTAGACAAAGGGTCATACTCCAGATCGGTTGTGGGTTTCGTTTTGTCAATAGTGTATTTATTACAAGTCAATGCTGAGGGTGCTGCCTTTTTGATTGCTGCCTTGGATACGACCGCAGGAACGTATTCCAGCGAGTTGCCTTTAGACTTACTATCAGGGTCCAACGTGTACTTGCTGGAGTGTGGGGTGGGGTTGTAGTCCCTGACCGCACTGATCTGATAGCT
Coding sequences within:
- the LOC117401429 gene encoding RNA exonuclease 1 homolog isoform X1: MLRTTGFFRGIDCPFINSPGSCVNNNNNNAKNGGELCSRPYCHFRHSKPRRASCKESKARSSTQQEQGCDPYSPEVTRPAGQNGEESTRSDSVELEPSNLELELVNRAIEAVKSEVEREQKKLSWLEDVAEVKGDAYSSLEYDPSSYQISAVRDYNPTPHSSKYTLDPDSKSKGNSLEYVPAVVSKAAIKKAAPSALTCNKYTIDKTKPTTDLEYDPLSNYSARHLNKKNAKDQKRGRRNQEVKEEEGYVPTAKKPRRQTDFQKYEVGADFSESDDENGTGYRPSPISRLQRGSFSDDETGDSGNREGKERAAQHDPEDTDSAKLGEQEGKSREKKESSKASDKKMKAEKVKNGEKEPSGKKNKEGLKERGGKKGEEVKSSSSKEAAKKDRNDGKKENKSKGGDKVNDKDKSEEKEVKQEKGQGGSSGKKEKHAPEGARKEKPKVSDSSCGKKGDGTSKAAGRGDRSKKDPSGSKDLKNGKQGSKEKKTGSKESVKEGQKSSSTKEEGKRPQKIKLKQRTLSHVDLFGDESGDEDHPGQASSSSKGDSFQGKRKTSKRKASAFSSSEDEIEEAEEEEEDDRDYSSLQNELDYEEDPMEECLRIFNESNDVKTEDKGRQAKQAPSEPPENGSTDDTLTTLFPGQKKRVSHFACKGDVEAAPKQPVRPYRRATAQETCYKRIQMAQQQAVQLAAAAKTAATTAAYAGEKKRIAHRPTLAAPAAKCGPVEGRKAGSNVASPSRSGSSSLTLKAHTSASFPSKTTSTAVQRRIAHTPTLKNFSSLKRPIIPTEFGAKVPTNVRQRYLNLFIDECLKFCSSEEGAFEKALAEEKVVYDRSSNRNIYLNVAVNTLKKLRGQSTVPTSPTNKPPSVNKKSLSHEELLGGRLAAKTSFTLNLLGKPQEEELTGATLYRKMREYLMTEEQLQEHGYPRPNPDRPGGAIVHTAAEKKVLDPFTKVCCRCGSEYTVSANGNCVRREECTFHWGRLRRQRAPDGWETQYSCCSGAVGSTGCQVSKQHVQDARKENLDGYVQTFDKPASQEGNPGVYALDCEMCYTKQGLELTRVTVINSDLKVIYDTFVKPDSKVVDYNTRFSGVTEEDLENTTITIRDVQAVLLSMFSADSILIGHSLESDLLALKLIHSRVVDTAIVFPHRLGLPYKRALRTVMADYLKRIIQDNVEGHDSSEDASACMELMIWKIKEDAKVKR
- the LOC117401429 gene encoding RNA exonuclease 1 homolog isoform X2, which encodes MLRTTGFFRGIDCPFINSPGSCVNNNNNNAKNGGELCSRPYCHFRHSKPRRASCKESKARSSTQQEQGCDPYSPEVTRPAGQNGEESTRSDSVELEPSNLELELVNRAIEAVKSEVEREQKKLSWLEDVAEVKGDAYSSLEYDPSSYQISAVRDYNPTPHSSKYTLDPDSKSKGNSLEYVPAVVSKAAIKKAAPSALTCNKYTIDKTKPTTDLEYDPLSNYSARHLNKKNAKDQKRGRRNQEVKEEEGYVPTAKKPRRQTDFQKYEVGADFSESDDENGTGYRPSPISRLQRGSFSDDETGDSGNREGKERAAQHDPEDTDSAKLGEQEGKSREKKESSKASDKKMKAEKVKNGEKEPSGKKNKEGLKERGGKKGEEVKSSSSKEAAKKDRNDGKKENKSKGGDKVNDKDKSEEKEVKQEKGQGGSSGKKEKHAPEGARKEKPKVSDSSCGKKGDGTSKAAGRGDRSKKDPSGSKDLKNGKQGSKEKKTGSKESVKEGQKSSSTKEEGKRPQKIKLKQRTLSHVDLFGDESGDEDHPGQASSSSKGDSFQGKRKTSKRKASAFSSSEDEIEEAEEEEEDDRDYSSLQNELDYEEDPMEECLRIFNESNDVKTEDKGRQAKQAPSEPPENGSTDDTLTTLFPGQKKRVSHFACKGDVEAAPKQPVRPYRRATAQETCYKRIQMAQQQAVQLAAAAKTAATTAAYAGEKKRIAHRPTLAAPAAKCPVEGRKAGSNVASPSRSGSSSLTLKAHTSASFPSKTTSTAVQRRIAHTPTLKNFSSLKRPIIPTEFGAKVPTNVRQRYLNLFIDECLKFCSSEEGAFEKALAEEKVVYDRSSNRNIYLNVAVNTLKKLRGQSTVPTSPTNKPPSVNKKSLSHEELLGGRLAAKTSFTLNLLGKPQEEELTGATLYRKMREYLMTEEQLQEHGYPRPNPDRPGGAIVHTAAEKKVLDPFTKVCCRCGSEYTVSANGNCVRREECTFHWGRLRRQRAPDGWETQYSCCSGAVGSTGCQVSKQHVQDARKENLDGYVQTFDKPASQEGNPGVYALDCEMCYTKQGLELTRVTVINSDLKVIYDTFVKPDSKVVDYNTRFSGVTEEDLENTTITIRDVQAVLLSMFSADSILIGHSLESDLLALKLIHSRVVDTAIVFPHRLGLPYKRALRTVMADYLKRIIQDNVEGHDSSEDASACMELMIWKIKEDAKVKR